ATTTAAGGCAAAGCTACAAAAATAATAATCGTTGATTTGACGTTTAATATTTAATTCCTACATTAGCCTTGGTCGGACTGAAAGCCTGAAGGCTCCTTTTCGAACACAACCAGATCACCAACGAAACCAGAACCAAGTATGAATTTTTTAAAATGGCAGCCTGCTCTGCTGATTTTAGCAACTCTTGCCCCTGATATTTCCTTTGCTCAGGCCATAAAAAAAGACGGCAATCCAATCATTACGGATAAGTTTACTGCTGATCCGGCGGCAATGGTTTATAAGGGCAGCGTTTACCTGTACACCGGACATGATGAAGCCCCGGATTCGAAAAATTTCTATGAAATGAAAGAATGGCTGGTCTATTCTTCGGCTGATATGCTCAACTGGAAAGCACATCCTTCCCCTTTGAACGTAAAAGCTTTTGAATGGGCAAAAGGAGATGCATGGGCCTCACAGGTCATCGAACGTAATGGGAAATTTTACTGGTATGTTGCGGTTGAGCATCAGAAAGGAGGGAAGGCGATAGGCATTGCAGTGGCAGATCATCCGCTAGGCCCCTTTAAAGATGCGGTCGGTAAGGCTTTAGTCACTAATGAGATGACCACTTCCTCTAAAATCTCCTGGGATGATATTGATCCTTCGGTAATCATCGATGATGATGGGCAAGCCTACCTTTTTTGGGGAAATACGGCCTGCTATTATGCGAAACTAAAAGAAAACATGCTGGAGTTTGATGGCCCGGTAAATACGGTTCAGGGTTTGCCAAAATTCACAGAAGCACCGTGGATCCATAAACGTAATGGCTGGTACTACCTTTCTTATGCGGTAGAATTTCCGGAAAAGATAGCCTATTCGATGAGTAAAAATATCAATGGGCCATGGACCTATAAAGGTATTTTAAATGAAATAGCCGGCAATTCTAATACGAACCACCAATCCATCATCCAATTTAAAGGAAAAGATTATTTCATTTACCACAACGGCGCAATCAACCCCAATGGAGGCAGTTATCGGCGTTCTGTTTGTATAGACAGGTTATACTACAATAAAGATGGGAGTATGAAAAAGATCATCATGACTACTGAAGGCATAAAATAATATGAAATACAAAAGCAACTTAATCGCCCTGCTTATGGCCGGGACTTTTTTTAGTGCAGCGGCACAACAACCGGAAGTTATTGTAGTCAATGCAGCTAAATCCGAAGGGAAAGTATCACCTACCATGTGGGGGGTGTTTTTTGAAGACATCAATATGGGGGCAGATGGCGGGATCTATGCAGAAATGGTAAAGAACCGTTCATTTGAATTTCTAAAACCATTGATGGGTTGGTCCGTACAGGGAAAGAAGATCGGAGAAGGCGACCTGCTGATATTGAACAGGCAGGGGGCAAACCTTGCAAACCCGAGGTTTTTGAGGGCAGCCATTAAAGGCGCTGCAAAAGGAGAGGCAGGGATGAGTAATGAAGGCTTTAAAGGAGGCATGGGCGTGAAAAAAGGTCTTAAGTACGACTTCTCGCTGATGTACAGACAGCAAAGCCCCGGGATCACTTTGCATGTGGAACTGGTAGACGGCCAGAATAAGGTACTGGCTGCGGGCTCGCTGAAACCAGCTGATGCTTCCGGGGAATGGAAGAGCCAGGAGCTGAGTTTCATTGCGGATGCCACGGCAGCGAAAGCCAGAATGAACATCTGGTTCGAAGGTAGCGGAGTATTAGATATGGACATGATTTCTTTATTTCCTACGGATACCTGGAAGGGACGTAAGAAAGGAATGCGTGCAGATATGATCCAGATGCTGGCAGATATGAAACCTGGTTTCATACGTTTTCCAGGCGGTTGTATTGTCGAAGGAATCGACCTGGCCAACCGGTATCAATGGAAAAAAACAATAGGCCCTATCGAGGAACGTCAATTGATCGTGAACCGCTGGAATGTCGAATTCGAGCATCGCCCATCGCCGGATTATTTTCAGACTTTCGGACTCGGGTTTTTTGAGTATTTTCAACTGGCTGAAGATATTGGTGCAGAGGCTTTGCCGATCCTGAACTGCGGAATGGCTTGTCAATTCAATACTGCTGAGGTTGTTCCGCTAGACCAACTGGATCCTTATATTCAGGATGCCCTGGATCTGATTGAATTTGCCAATGGCGATGCTTCTACAGAATGGGGTAAGGTGCGTGCAGGAATGGGACACGCGGAGCCATTTAATATGAAGTATTTAGGAGTAGGTAATGAGAACTGGGGACCTCAGTATATTGAACGTGCAAAAGCATTTCAGCAGGCCATCAAAGCAAAATATCCGGCAATCAACCTGATCTTCAGCTCAGGCACAGGCCCTGATAATGATGAATTCCGGTACCTGGATAAAGAACTGCGTAGTATGAAAGCGGATATTATAGATGAACACTATTACCGTTCTCCGGAATGGTTCCTCAAAAATGCAGCACGTTACGACAATTACGACCGTCAGGGGGCAAAGATTTTTGCCGGAGAGTATGCGGCACATATCAAAGGAAACGCTATTGGAAGCAACCGCAACATCTGGCAGGCAGCACTTGCTGAAGCGGCCTTTATGACGGGATTGGAACGCAATGCCGCCGTAGTCAACATGGCTTCTTATGCCCCTCTGTTTGCGAATACTGAGGGCTGGCAATGGGCGCCCGACTTAATCTGGGTAGACAACATGAACATCTACGGGACACCAAATTATTATGTTCAGAAGCTTTTCTCTACCAATAAAGGTACGCAGGTTTCAACAGCTTTGCTGGATGGGAAGGCGCTTTCCGGTCAGGATGGCCTGTATGTTTCTGCAGTGCTGGATGAGCTTAAAAAAGAAGTCATCGTTAAATTGGTCAATACCAATGAAACAGAACGAACCAAACAGGTTAATTTCGAAGGAATAAAGAAACTGGCTGCGAGCGGAAAGCTGACGACGGTTAAAGGTGATCTTACAGACCAGAATTCTATAGAGAAACCTTCAAATATTGTTCCTGCAGAATCGATGCTGAAGCTGAAAGGAAAAAATGCAGTGATAAAAATGCCGGCAAACTCTTTTGTAATGCTCAAAGTCAGTTATAAATAGGTCACAAATAAACCACAATGAATATAAAACTCAACTTTTACCATCATAAATTATTACTGAGCTGCATTGTTTTTGTGCTGGCCGGCTGGCCCGCGATGGCCCAGAAACAGAAAAACTCAGCTTATCTTTTTACCTATTTTACCGGTAATGGTGGTTTAGAAGAGTCCATCCGTTTTGCAATCAGCAACGACGGCTATACCTACAGGGCACTGAATAATGACCAGCCCGTTATCAGCTCGGCAGCAATCAGTTCAACAGGAGGGGTGCGTGATCCCCATATTTTAAGGGGAGCAGATGGTAAAACCTTCTATATGGTGGTTACAGATATGGTGGCCGCTAAAGGTTGGGACTCGAACCGGGCAATGGTCCTGTTAAAATCTACCGATCTGGTCAACTGGACTTCAAGTATCATCAATATTCAGAAACGCTTTCCCGGTCAGGAAAATTTATTGCGCGTATGGGCACCCCAGACAATATATGATCAGAAAGCAGGTAAATATATGATCTACTGGTCAATGAAACATGGTGCTGAGCCGGATAAAATTTACTGGGCTTATGCCAATAAGGACTTTACGGATCTGGAAACAGCGCCTAAACAACTTTTCTTTAGTCCAACCAATGGCGCTTGCATTGATGGCGACATCATCTTCGACCAGGGAAAATACCATTTGTTCTTTAAAACCGAAGGAGAGGGGTTAGGAATTCGTGTGGCCGTTTCGGATCAGCTAAAAGAGGGCTATGTGCTGCGGGAAGGCAATGTACAGCAGACAAAGGACCCGGTGGAAGGTGCGGGGGTATTCAAACTCAATAACGGAGAAGGTTATATCCTGATGTATGATGTATACACCAAAGGGCGCTACCAGTTTACCAAAACAAAAGATTTGAAGCAATTCACAGTAGTCGACCATGAGGTGAATATGAACTTTCATCCCCGTCATGGAACGGTGCTCCCCATTACTACGCAGGAAGTAACAGCATTACTAAAAAAATGGTATAGCCCTGCGAATGTGTTGAATTCTTTCCGGTCGGCCGCAATTAAAAAGAAAAATGTGGTTACAGATACGGTCGCCTCAACACTTTATCTGCCGCTAAAACAGGGTACTTCGCTTAAATCTTTTGATCCGGGTTTTCTGATCTTTCCAGGTGTGGAAATCAGTCCGAAAGCACCTTACGATTTTTCAAAAGGCCCCCTAAAGCTAAAAGTCAGTGTACCTGGCAGGAAATCAGCGGTATATGAAGTTACTGCTGCTGTAGACGGGAATCCGGTCCTGAACGGCTATTATGCCGACCCGGAAATTTTGTACTCGCATAAAACAGGAAAATACCATTTGTATCCTACCACGGATGGTTTTACAGGTTGGTCGGGAACGTATTTCAAAACATTCTCTTCATCAGATCTTGCAGACTGGAAAGATGAAGGAGTGATTTTGGATTTGCCTAAGGAGGTGAGCTGGGCAAAGAAAAATGCCTGGGCACCAACAATCGCGGAAAAAAAGGTCAACGGCAATTATAAATACTATTATTATTTTACTGCTGCACAGAAAATAGGAGTGGCAGTTTCAGATGATCCTTCCGGCCCTTTTAAAGATAGCGGAAAGGCACTCATCGCAGAAAAACCTCAGGGAATTAAAGACGGACAGGAAATAGATCCGGATGTATTTACAGATCCTGAGAGCGGTAAAAGCTATTTGTACTGGGGAAATGGTTACATGGCTGTGGCCTTATTAAATGAGGATATGGTCTCTATTGATTCTTCATCAGTTAAAGTAATCACTCCTGATGAGACTTTTAGAGAAGGAACAGAAGTGTTTTACCGGAAAGGTAAGTACTATTTTTTATGGTCCCAGAATGATACCAGAGATGCAGATTATGGGGTGAGGTATGGGATTGCTGATTCACCTACCGGTAAAATCAGTAAGCCTGAAAATAACCTGATCCTTTCTAAAGATGTAAAACAGCAGATCTATGCGACAGGACACAATTCCGTGATTCAGATTCCTGGAAAGGACGAGTGGTATATTGTTTATCATCGTTTCAGCCGCCCCGAAGGACTTGGAATGGGACAATCCGCAGGTTATCATCGGGAAGTATGTATCG
This region of Pedobacter steynii genomic DNA includes:
- a CDS encoding family 43 glycosylhydrolase; its protein translation is MNIKLNFYHHKLLLSCIVFVLAGWPAMAQKQKNSAYLFTYFTGNGGLEESIRFAISNDGYTYRALNNDQPVISSAAISSTGGVRDPHILRGADGKTFYMVVTDMVAAKGWDSNRAMVLLKSTDLVNWTSSIINIQKRFPGQENLLRVWAPQTIYDQKAGKYMIYWSMKHGAEPDKIYWAYANKDFTDLETAPKQLFFSPTNGACIDGDIIFDQGKYHLFFKTEGEGLGIRVAVSDQLKEGYVLREGNVQQTKDPVEGAGVFKLNNGEGYILMYDVYTKGRYQFTKTKDLKQFTVVDHEVNMNFHPRHGTVLPITTQEVTALLKKWYSPANVLNSFRSAAIKKKNVVTDTVASTLYLPLKQGTSLKSFDPGFLIFPGVEISPKAPYDFSKGPLKLKVSVPGRKSAVYEVTAAVDGNPVLNGYYADPEILYSHKTGKYHLYPTTDGFTGWSGTYFKTFSSSDLADWKDEGVILDLPKEVSWAKKNAWAPTIAEKKVNGNYKYYYYFTAAQKIGVAVSDDPSGPFKDSGKALIAEKPQGIKDGQEIDPDVFTDPESGKSYLYWGNGYMAVALLNEDMVSIDSSSVKVITPDETFREGTEVFYRKGKYYFLWSQNDTRDADYGVRYGIADSPTGKISKPENNLILSKDVKQQIYATGHNSVIQIPGKDEWYIVYHRFSRPEGLGMGQSAGYHREVCIDKLEFDANGNIKVVQPTLKGVSLLK
- a CDS encoding alpha-L-arabinofuranosidase C-terminal domain-containing protein gives rise to the protein MKYKSNLIALLMAGTFFSAAAQQPEVIVVNAAKSEGKVSPTMWGVFFEDINMGADGGIYAEMVKNRSFEFLKPLMGWSVQGKKIGEGDLLILNRQGANLANPRFLRAAIKGAAKGEAGMSNEGFKGGMGVKKGLKYDFSLMYRQQSPGITLHVELVDGQNKVLAAGSLKPADASGEWKSQELSFIADATAAKARMNIWFEGSGVLDMDMISLFPTDTWKGRKKGMRADMIQMLADMKPGFIRFPGGCIVEGIDLANRYQWKKTIGPIEERQLIVNRWNVEFEHRPSPDYFQTFGLGFFEYFQLAEDIGAEALPILNCGMACQFNTAEVVPLDQLDPYIQDALDLIEFANGDASTEWGKVRAGMGHAEPFNMKYLGVGNENWGPQYIERAKAFQQAIKAKYPAINLIFSSGTGPDNDEFRYLDKELRSMKADIIDEHYYRSPEWFLKNAARYDNYDRQGAKIFAGEYAAHIKGNAIGSNRNIWQAALAEAAFMTGLERNAAVVNMASYAPLFANTEGWQWAPDLIWVDNMNIYGTPNYYVQKLFSTNKGTQVSTALLDGKALSGQDGLYVSAVLDELKKEVIVKLVNTNETERTKQVNFEGIKKLAASGKLTTVKGDLTDQNSIEKPSNIVPAESMLKLKGKNAVIKMPANSFVMLKVSYK
- a CDS encoding glycoside hydrolase family 43 protein translates to MNFLKWQPALLILATLAPDISFAQAIKKDGNPIITDKFTADPAAMVYKGSVYLYTGHDEAPDSKNFYEMKEWLVYSSADMLNWKAHPSPLNVKAFEWAKGDAWASQVIERNGKFYWYVAVEHQKGGKAIGIAVADHPLGPFKDAVGKALVTNEMTTSSKISWDDIDPSVIIDDDGQAYLFWGNTACYYAKLKENMLEFDGPVNTVQGLPKFTEAPWIHKRNGWYYLSYAVEFPEKIAYSMSKNINGPWTYKGILNEIAGNSNTNHQSIIQFKGKDYFIYHNGAINPNGGSYRRSVCIDRLYYNKDGSMKKIIMTTEGIK